Proteins encoded by one window of Aphidius gifuensis isolate YNYX2018 linkage group LG2, ASM1490517v1, whole genome shotgun sequence:
- the LOC122850151 gene encoding actin-related protein 2/3 complex subunit 1A-A, with product MTEVHNFGLDVVTCHAWNKDRTEVAACPNSNVVHVFKRSQSGWKQTEELKAHDMNVMCLDWAPKTNRIVTCGADKNAYVWNQDDSGKWIPAWVVLRMNRAAVCVKWSPLENKFAVGSGDRMVSVSYFVSENNWWLSKHIKRPIRSTVTAIDWHPDNKVLVAGSTDYKVRVFGAYVKDMEDAPGSGPWGPTSTLGTMLAEFPNSPNGGGWVHAVAFSPCGNKICWVSHNSSICVADATKGNAVMRLYTEHLPFLSCVWVGPNSIIAAGHSCMPMLYTIDANGQLQFSSKLDNSQKRQAAGISAMKKFQSLDRQARTESNDSALDSIHQNTITCVRRVSDTEFSTSGLDGQLVVWDLKSLENTMSGLKIF from the exons aTGACAGAGGTACATAATTTTGGTCTTGATGTCGTTACTTGTCATGCATGGAATAAAGACAGAACAG AAGTTGCTGCATGTCCAAATAGCAATGTTGTTCATGTATTTAAAAGATCACAATCAGGATGGAAACAAACTGAAGAATTAAAAGCACATGATATGAATGTTATGTGTTTAGATTGGGCACCAAAAACAAATCGTATTGTAACATGTGGTGCTGATAAAAATGCATATGTTTGGAATCAAGATGACAGTGGTAAATGGATACCAGCATGGGTTGTATTACGTATGAATCGTGCTGCTGTTTGTGTTAAATGGTCACCACTTG aaaataaatttgctgTTGGTTCGGGTGATAGAATGGTATCAGTTAGTTATTTTGTATCTGAAAATAATTGGTGGTTATCAAAGCATATTAAACGACCAATAAGATCAACAGTAACAGCAATTGATTGGCATCCAGATAATAAAGTACTTGTTGCTGGTTCAACTGATTATAAAGTACGTGTATTTGGTGCATATGTTAAAGATATGGAGGATGCACCTGGTTCAGGACCATGGGGTCCAACATCAACACTTGGTACAATGTTGGCTGAATTTCCAAATTCACCAAATGGAG gtGGATGGGTTCATGCTGTTGCATTTAGTCCTTGtggtaataaaatttgttgggTATCACATAATTCTTCAATATGTGTTGCTGATGCAACAAAAGGTAATGCTGTTATGAGATTGTACACTGAGCATTTACCATTTTTAAGTTGTGTCTGGGTTGGACCAAATTCAATTATTGCTGCT gGACACAGTTGTATGCCAATGCTTTATACAATTGATGCTAATGGACAATTACAATTTTCATCGAAACTTGATAATTCACAAAAACGTCAAGCTGCTGGTATATCAgctatgaaaaaatttcaatcacTTGATCGTCAAGCTAGAACTGAATCAAACGACAGTGCATTGGATAGTATTCATCAAAATACAATAACTTGTGTTAGACGTGTATCTGACACTGAATTTAGCACAAGTGGTCTTGATGGACAACTTGTTGTTTGGGATTTAAAG tcGTTGGAAAACACAATGTCTGGTctcaagattttttaa
- the LOC122850078 gene encoding uncharacterized protein LOC122850078: protein MRTIMGTIGLLRTSGILLLVIFISKIYAISTPVNGHLDLSEYIYGVDDDLQARARAALEAEQLAYQSNWRKDGINENANKCGEIKESPCPPSMYRTPTGTCNNIRYPSWGSRGSPYLRFLPPAYSDGMSRPRQSISHHSLPSPMEIIRQLESSSLHKETRHEKRKVLTSITGLWAELILRDISSPITPHLDPTRCCQDNNNNNNRECYTSYENNGECKPYYRNVPTRTAYGCKYESREQMNGATGYLDGSDIYGNTDDKFHMLRLYENGKINITQCQICQDNNNQLGNLYKILLNEHNRIVNDLKLINPHWNDAKLFWEGRRALVAQIQRITFVEFLSGILGEFDNDEFEQLSSGYYRDYSSHNKPGVYDAIALVVLPALASLSQNTNDNNISIENQLDKSARGITLDIQRSESKYWNTSALLIHKSRDFGIPSYKKFVDYCSNNNKESKEHINYEDKIILDNIYMNYDDVDLLIGGILEKASKGSAIGPTFGCLLKQQLLKLRNSDRFWYENDIPPSSLTPEQLTAIRRTSFSGLLCANTKLERIQPMAFLQSDAYLNAKIDCQRHGHLDLSAWKENNGDDDISNVNFNEENQKNEFNHEIIDKKINNNDDDDDDDVVLSKDIIEAALEKAKLNLIERRRIEYNAWLNQKYADPKSPAGTAASFSKANKDALLLANSSILYELATNELLNGVQGLRKRRRRRRRRRRQAFDNSGNSLGFPGSDFSDVLQNVDISNILPGNTLPFEADCPDEEGPCDPTSPYRTFTGHCNNLRNPKLGKSLTTFARLLPPVYDDGVSQPRIHSVRGNDLLPNPRTISTTVHPDISNLHNRYTLMTMQFAQFIDHDLTMTPIHKGFAESIPTCRSCDSARTVHPECNPFPVPAGDHFYPTINVTSGERMCFPSMRSLPGQQNLGPREQVNQNTAFLDCSVVYGENNCVGNLLRGFSGRMNVTNHPSRRKDLLPQSATHPECKSASGYCFVAGDARASEQPGLTVIHTIWVREHNRVMEGLQQVNPQWNDEKLFQETRRILSAMLQHITYNEFIPRILGWNAVSLYGLKLLPQGYYNEYSADCNPSIVTEFAAAAFRIGHSLLRPHLPRMDKNYRPVEPPILLRDGFFNVDMLYQPDMIDEMIRGLVATPMETLDQFITGEVTNHLFENRQIPFSGIDLIALNIQRARDHGIPGYNHYRGLCNLKKAQTFDDLSREMTPEVIARLKRIYASVDDIDLFPGGMSERPLQGGLVGPTFGCIIATQFRRARKCDRFWYETDDPNIRFTEQQLNELRKNTLAKVLCENMDSHVLMQRAAFDLPSDFLNPRVSCGTMAKMDFASWKETRDTGCQIGDRNVAVGQSGFPTPCTSCICTNEGTQCASLRVTDCNRLIREASREAILRDDVCTAQCGFALATTDNSRRNSFNSGPSSFGQNNAFKFPDLSQFLG, encoded by the exons ATGAGAACAATCATGGGGACAATTGGCTTGTtaag aacCAGTGGAATATTACTGCTGGTAATTTTCATATCGAAAATTTATGCAATATCTACACCGGTTAATGGACACCTGGATCTGTCTg aaTACATCTATGGTGTTGATGATGACCTACAAGCTCGAGCACGTGCAGCTCTCGAGGCTGAGCAATTAGCCTATCAATCAAACTG gAGAAAAGATGGAATTAATGAAAATGCAAATAAATGTGGTGAAATTAAAGAGAGTCCATGTCCACCATCAATGTACAGGACACCAACTGGTACCTGCAACAATATTAGATATCCATCATGGGGCTCAAGAGGTTCACCATATCTCAGATTTTTACCACCAGCATATTCAGATG gTATGTCAAGACCACGTCAATCAATAAGCCATCATTCTTTACCATCCCCAATGGAAATAATAAGACAACTTGAATCATCAAGTTTACACAAAGAAACACgtcatgaaaaaagaaaagtactGACAAGTATAACTGGTCTATGGGCTGAGTTAATATTACGTGATATATCATCACCAATAACACCACATCTTGATCCAACACGTTGTtgtcaagataataataataataataatcgtgaATGTTATACAAGTTACGAAAACAATGGTGAATGTAAGCCATATTATCGTAACGTACCAACAAGAACAGCATATGGTTGTAAATATGAATCACGTGAACAAATGAATGGTGCTACTGGTTATCTTGATGGTTCTGATATATACGGTAATACTGATGATAAATTTCACATGTTAAGATTATATGaaaatggtaaaataaatataacacaaTGTCAAATTTGTCaagacaataataatcaacttggtaatttatataaaatattattaaatgaacatAATCGTATTgtcaatgatttaaaattgataaatccaCATTGGAATGatgcaaaattattttggGAAGGTAGAAGAGCACTTGTTGCACAAATACAAAGAATaacatttgttgaatttttatctgGTATACTTGGTgaatttgataatgatgaatttgAACAATTAAGTAGTGGTTATTATCGTGATTATTCATCACATAATAAACCAGGTGTTTATGATGCAATTGCACTTGTTGTATTACCAGCATTAGCATCATTATCACAAAatacaaatgacaataatattagCATTGAAAATCAACTTGATAAATCAGCACGTGGTATAACACTTGATATACAACGTAGCGAATCAAAATATTGGAATACAAGTgcattattaattcataaatcACGTGATTTTGGTATaccaagttataaaaaatttgttgattattgttcaaataataataaagaatcaAAAGAACATATTAATtatgaagataaaataatacttgataatatttatatgaattatgatgatgttgatttattaattggtGGTATATTAGAAAAAGCATCAAAAGGTTCAGCAATTGGACCAACATTTGGATGTTTACTTAagcaacaattattaaaattacgtaATTCTGATCGTTTTTGGTATGAAAATGATataccaccatcatcattaacaCCAGAACAATTAACAGCAATAAGAAGAACAAGTTTTTCTGGTTTATTATGTGCAAATACAAAATTAGAACGTATACAACCAATGGCATTTTTACAAAGTGATGCATATTTAAATGCTAAAATTGATTGTCAACGTCATGGTCATCTTGATTTATCAGCATGGAAAGAAAAcaatggtgatgatgatatatcaaatgtaaatttcaatgaagaaaatcaaaaaaatgaatttaatcatgaaattattgataaaaaaataaataacaatgatgatgatgatgatgatgatgtagtATTGAGTAAAGATATTATTGAAGCAGCATTAGaaaaagcaaaattaaatttaattgaacgtCGTCGTATTGAATACAATGCATggttaaatcaaaaatatgcTGATCCAAAATCACCAGCTGGTACAGCAGCAAGTTTTTCAAAAGCAAATAAAGATGCATTGTTACTTGCAAATTCATCAATACTCTATGAATTAGCAACAAATGAGCTTCTAAATGGTGTACAAGGTTTAcgtaaaagaagaagaagaagaagaagaagaagacgTCAAGCATTTGATAATAGTGGTAATAGTTTAGGTTTTCCTGGTTCTGATTTTTCAGATGTATTACAAAATGttgatatatcaaatatattaccGGGTAATACATTACCATTTGAAGCTGATTGTCCAGATGAAGAAGGACCATGTGATCCAACATCACCATACAGAACATTTACTGgtcattgtaataatttacgtAATCCAAAATTGGGTAAATCATTAACAACATTTGCACGTTTATTACCACCAGTATATGATGATGGTGTATCACAACCACGTATACATTCAGTACGTGGTAATGATTTATTACCAAATCCACGTACAATATCAACAACAGTACATCCAGATATATCAAATCTTCATAATCGTTATACATTAATGACAATGCAATTTGCACAATTTATTGATCATGATTTAACAATGACACCAATACACAAAGGTTTTGCTGAATCAATACCAACATGTAGATCATGTGATTCAGCAAGAACAGTACATCCAGAATGTAATCCATTTCCTGTACCAGCTGGTGATCATTTTTATCCAACAATAAATGTAACAAGTGGTGAAAGAATGTGCTTTCCATCAATGAGATCATTACCAGGACAACAAAATCTTGGTCCACGTGAACAAGTTAATCAAAATACAGCATTTTTAGATTGTTCAGTTGTTtatggtgaaaataattgtgttggtaatttattacGTGGTTTTAGTGGTAGAATGAATGTTACAAATCATCCATCAAGAAGAAAAGATTTATTACCACAATCAGCAACACATCCAGAATGTAAATCAGCATCTGGTTATTGTTTTGTTGCTGGTGATGCTAGAGCATCTGAACAACCTGGTTTAACAGTTATACATACAATATGGGTACGTGAACATAATAGAGTTATGGAAGGTTTACAACAAGTTAATCCACAATggaatgatgaaaaattatttcaagaaaCAAGAAGAATATTAAGTGCAATGTTACAACATATAAcatataatgaatttataccAAGAATACTTGGTTGGAATGCTGTTAGTTTATatggtttaaaattattaccacAAGgttattataatgaatattcAGCTGATTGTAATCCAAGTATTGTTACTGAATTTGCTGCAGCAGCATTTCGTATTGGACATTCATTATTACGTCCACATTTACCAAGAATGGATAAAAATTATCGTCCAGTTGAACCACCAATATTATTACGTGatggtttttttaatgttgatatGCTTTATCAACCAGATATGATTGATGAAATGATACGTGGTCTTGTTGCAACACCAATGGAAACACTTGATCAATTTATAACTGGTGAAGTTacaaatcatttatttgaaaatcgTCAAATACCATTTTCTGGTATTGATTTAATtgcattaaatatacaaagagCTAGAGATCATGGTATACCTGGTTATAATCATTATCGTggtttatgtaatttaaaaaaagcacaaacatttgatgatttatcaagagAAATGACACCAGAAGTTATTGCTAGATTAAAACGTATTTATGCATctgttgatgatattgatttattccCTGGTGGTATGAGTGAACGTCCATTACAAGGTGGTCTTGTTGGACCAACATTTGGTTGTATTATTGCAACACAATTTAGACGTGCTAGAAAATGTGATCGTTTTTGGTATGAAACAGATGATCCAAATATTAGATTTACTGAACAACAACTTAATGAGTTACGTAAAAATACATTGGCTAAAGTATTATGTGAAAATATGGACTCACATGTGTTGATGCAAAGAGCTGCATTTGATTTACCATCTGATTTTTTGAATCCAAGAGTATCATGTGGTACAATGGCTAAAATGGATTTTGCTTCGTGGAAAGAAACAAGAGATACTGGCTGCCAAATTGGTGATCGTAATGTTGCTGTTGGACAATCTGGTTTTCCAACACCATGTACAAGTTGTATTTGTACAAATGAGGGT actCAATGTGCATCATTGAGAGTTACTGATTGTAATCGTTTAATTCGTGAAGCTTCACGTGAAGCTATACTTAGAGATGATGTTTGTACAGCACAATGTGGTTTTGCACTTGCTACAACTGATAATTCACGtagaaattcatttaattctGGTCCATCATCATTTGGACAAAATAATGCCTTCAAATTTCCAGATTTATCACAATTTCttggttaa
- the LOC122850187 gene encoding uncharacterized protein LOC122850187, which produces MLLSLLLLAQVASFFIIELKATEAGLPSTQESIVFRKCVVNGTAYTHSQTIESKDPNCHCLCVAGEVYCWWENYKAINNPSTINNNEIDSSIIVDYTEVKVNDKNTTKSSINCIVMGKEYKVGEILPHLTGNCVECSCGREGHVECSPRNCVAFKNQYLPQSSKNINQENNDNQIDLFSSSHEHGIDENF; this is translated from the exons ATGTTGTTGAGCTTGTTGCTTTTGGCACAAGTTgcctcattttttattatcgaatTGAAAGCTACAGAAGCCG gTCTACCAAGCACTCAGGAATCTATTGTATTTCGAAAATGTGTTGTCAATGGAACTGCCTACACTCACAGTCAAaca aTTGAATCAAAGGATCCAAATTGTCATTGTCTATGTGTAGCCGGTGAAGTTTACTGTTGGTGGGAAAATTACAAAGCAATTAATAAtccatcaacaataaataacaatgaaattgaCAGTTCGATTATTGTCGATTATACAGAGGTCAAGGTCAACgataaaaatacaactaaGTCATCAATCAACTGCATAGTTATGG gaaaagaatataaagttggagaaattttACCACACTTAACTGGAAATTGTGTTGAATGCAGCTGTGGTAGAGAAGGTCATGTTGAATGTTCACCTCGTAATTGTGTCGCATTTAAAAATCAGTATTTACcacaatcatcaaaaaatattaatcaagaaaataatgacaatcaaattgatttatttagtaGCTCACATGAACAtggtattgatgaaaatttttaa
- the LOC122850199 gene encoding ubiquitin-conjugating enzyme E2 W isoform X2: MSTMSPSERRLAKELMALVRDPPPGVQVDEDIVGQNLTQWIVHMEGAEGTLYEGEEFQLQFKFSSKYPFDSPEVTFIGGNIPVHPHVYSNGHICLSILTDDWSPALSVQSVCLSIVSMLSSCKEKKRPPDNSFYVKTCNKNPKKTKWWYHDDSV, translated from the exons ATGTCTACAATGTCACCATCAgag agaCGTTTAGCAAAAGAGCTTATGGCTCTTGTACGTGATCCACCACCAGGTGTACAAGTTGATGAAGATATTGTTGGACAAAATTTAACACAATGGATTGTACATATGGAAGGTGCTGAAGGTACACTTTATGAAGGAGAAGAATTTCAATTGCAATTTAAATTCAGCTCAAAATATCCATTTGATTCACCAGAAGTTACATTTATTGGTGGTAACATACCTGTACATCCTCATGTTTACAGTAATGGACATATTTGTTTGTCAATATTGACTGATGACTGGTCACCAGCATTGTCTGTACAAAGTGTCTGTCTTAGTATTGTATCAATGCTTAGTTCTTGTAAAGAAAag AAACGTCCACCTGATAATTCATTTTACGTTAaaacttgtaataaaaatcCAAAGAAGACCAAGTGGTGGTATCATg atgACAGTgtgtga
- the LOC122850158 gene encoding serine-threonine kinase receptor-associated protein: MANLRQTPLTCSGHTRPVVHLDFSDVTDSGYYLISACKDGKPMLRQGDTGDWIGTFEGHKGAVWGVALNPDATKAASGAADFNAKVWDAIKGEEILSFQHNHIVKSVGFSTDSNQLCTASNEKVLRIYDLNQPEAEPQVFTGHTSFIKQVTFFDDNKSLVSCADDKTIRVWDCKSGEEIRKLTFPAIPSSMEISKDGNTIATTHGNIVTFWNSKDLTKIREFVIPCQVNSVSLHPDRTIFVCGGEDLKVYKFDYTTGAEIESFKGHFGPIHCVRFSPDGELYASGSEDGTLRLWQTTVGKNYGLWRCTEQPTIIQENSTTINNKQEISAS, from the exons atggcAAATTTAAGACAAACACCATTGACATGTAGTGGACATACAAGACCAGTTGTACATCTTGATTTTTCTGATGTTACTGATTCTGGATACTACCTCATTTCAGCATGTAAAG ATGGTAAACCAATGTTACGTCAAGGTGATACTGGTGATTGGATTGGTACATTTGAAGGACACAAGGGTGCTGTTTGGGGTGTTGCACTAAATCCAGATGCAACCAAGGCTGCATCAGGAGCTGCTGATTTCAATGCTAAGGTCTGGGATGCAATCAAGGGCGAggaaatattatcatttcaaCATAATCATATTGTTAAATCTGTTGGATTTAGTACTGACTCAAATCAATTGTGTACAGCTTCTAATGAAAAAGTACTTCGTATTTATGATCTTAATCAACCAGAAGCTGAACctcag gtATTTACTGGTCATACGAGttttataaaacaagtaacattttttgatgataataaatcacTTGTTAGTTGTGCTGATGACAAAACAATACGTGTTTGGGATTGTAAAAGTGGTGaagaaattagaaaattaacaTTTCCAGCAATTCCAAGTTCAATGGAAATTTCAAAAGATGGAAATACTATTGCTACGACTCATGGAAATATTGTTACATTTTGGAATAGTAAAGA tttgacgAAAATTAGAGAATTTGTTATTCCATGCCAAGTTAATAGTGTCAGTCTTCATCCAGATCGTACAATTTTTGTATGTGGTGGTGAAGATcttaaagtttataaatttgattatacAACTGGTGCAGAAATtg aATCATTCAAGGGTCATTTTGGACCAATTCATTGTGTCAGATTTTCACCAGATGGTGAGCTATATGCTAGTGGATCTGAGGATGGAACTTTGAGACTTTGGCAAACAACTGTTGGTAAAAATTATGGTCTTTGGCGTTGCACTGAACAACCAACAATCATCCAAGAAAATTCTACaaccattaataataaacaagaaatttctgcaagttaa
- the LOC122850199 gene encoding ubiquitin-conjugating enzyme E2 W isoform X1 → MSTMSPSERRLAKELMALVRDPPPGVQVDEDIVGQNLTQWIVHMEGAEGTLYEGEEFQLQFKFSSKYPFDSPEVTFIGGNIPVHPHVYSNGHICLSILTDDWSPALSVQSVCLSIVSMLSSCKEKKRPPDNSFYVKTCNKNPKKTKWWYHGKIYF, encoded by the exons ATGTCTACAATGTCACCATCAgag agaCGTTTAGCAAAAGAGCTTATGGCTCTTGTACGTGATCCACCACCAGGTGTACAAGTTGATGAAGATATTGTTGGACAAAATTTAACACAATGGATTGTACATATGGAAGGTGCTGAAGGTACACTTTATGAAGGAGAAGAATTTCAATTGCAATTTAAATTCAGCTCAAAATATCCATTTGATTCACCAGAAGTTACATTTATTGGTGGTAACATACCTGTACATCCTCATGTTTACAGTAATGGACATATTTGTTTGTCAATATTGACTGATGACTGGTCACCAGCATTGTCTGTACAAAGTGTCTGTCTTAGTATTGTATCAATGCTTAGTTCTTGTAAAGAAAag AAACGTCCACCTGATAATTCATTTTACGTTAaaacttgtaataaaaatcCAAAGAAGACCAAGTGGTGGTATCATggtaagatttatttttaa